A genomic region of Metopolophium dirhodum isolate CAU chromosome 1, ASM1992520v1, whole genome shotgun sequence contains the following coding sequences:
- the LOC132933127 gene encoding uncharacterized protein LOC132933127: MSKNCKSRLVCSDCKINSESGITTNKHNVTLQGLAESVNFMGNKFDEFNNTVSKLLNEMKELREENRKISDINRNLVTEVNILKQKIDDIEQKSLEKMVEISGIPTSKDEDCAKIAEEIAAKLNVAIHVEKAVRIPIKNNQFSKILVWLSHKDMKSNLVTKCKRNRDLFAKQINSNWSSTVRIFINEHITKVRRHLLFKTKEAAREKLYKYVWINEGDILVRKDDQSKVFRIRELGDIAMKIQ, encoded by the coding sequence atgtcgAAAAATTGTAAATCTAGGCTCGTCTGCTCggattgtaaaattaattctgAATCAGGTATAACAACTAATAAACATAACGTCACATTACAAGGCTTAGCTGAATCAGTTAATTTTATGGGCAACAAATTTGATGAATTCAATAATACTGTTTCCAAATTACTTAATGAAATGAAGGAATTAAGAGAAGAGAACCGGAAAATTTCTGACATTAACAGAAACTTAGTAACTgaggtgaatattttaaaacaaaaaattgatgaTATTGAACAAAAATCACTTGAAAAAATGGTTGAGATATCCGGAATACCTACTTCTAAAGATGAAGATTGTGCCAAGATTGCTGAGGAAATTGCCGCCAAACTTAATGTTGCAATTCATGTGGAAAAAGCAGTAAGAAttcctattaaaaataatcaattttcaaaaattctcGTATGGTTAAGTCATAAAGATATGAAGTCTAATCTCGttacaaaatgtaaaagaaATCGTGATTTATTTGCcaaacaaattaattcaaattggtCCAGCACTGTGCGAATTTTCATCAATGAACATATTACTAAGGTTAGAAGACATctattattcaaaacaaaagAAGCTGCAAGagaaaaattgtacaaatatgTTTGGATTAATGAAGGTGATATCTTAGTACGTAAGGATGACCAATCTAAGGTTTTTCGTATAAGAGAACTAGGTGATATAGCCATGAAAATACAGTAA